One genomic region from Streptomyces sp. NBC_01431 encodes:
- a CDS encoding ABC transporter substrate-binding protein, with product MEQTAWQFPDDRGHVSTAAARPYRVVAYIQAGATLWDLGLRPVAVFGSFHDGAEPDPAKSGALPRTEVGYLGAGADLGVEALLGAGPDLVVAVAYGGGQVYGLDPEVAKHLEEQVPLVVLDVGASRTPAQVRARFADLARSLGAAPEDTAELEAAEDRLRAAAARAPAPRVLALSAAGPDQVHLARPRAWPQLLDLAAYGVALVEPEGGTGTNWSTTGWHEAAELRPAIVLADARSNAAAPDTLRANPSWRALEGGARVLDWNPESPCSARAQAAFLKLVAQALETA from the coding sequence ATGGAGCAGACGGCCTGGCAATTCCCGGACGACCGCGGGCACGTGTCGACCGCGGCGGCCCGCCCGTACCGCGTGGTGGCCTACATACAGGCCGGCGCCACGCTCTGGGACCTGGGGCTCCGTCCCGTGGCGGTGTTCGGGTCCTTCCACGACGGCGCCGAACCCGATCCCGCCAAGTCCGGCGCGCTGCCGCGGACCGAGGTCGGCTACCTGGGGGCGGGCGCGGACCTCGGCGTCGAGGCGCTGCTGGGCGCCGGACCGGACCTGGTGGTGGCCGTTGCGTACGGTGGCGGCCAGGTGTACGGGCTGGATCCCGAGGTCGCCAAGCATCTGGAAGAGCAGGTCCCGCTGGTCGTTCTGGACGTGGGAGCGTCCCGCACACCGGCCCAGGTGCGGGCCCGATTCGCCGATCTCGCACGGTCGTTGGGGGCGGCCCCCGAGGACACCGCGGAGCTGGAAGCCGCCGAGGACCGCCTGCGGGCGGCCGCCGCGCGGGCTCCCGCGCCCCGCGTTCTCGCCCTGTCCGCCGCGGGTCCCGACCAGGTCCACCTCGCGAGGCCCCGGGCCTGGCCCCAACTGCTCGACCTCGCGGCGTACGGCGTCGCCCTGGTCGAGCCGGAGGGGGGCACCGGAACCAACTGGTCCACGACCGGCTGGCACGAAGCGGCCGAACTGCGCCCGGCCATCGTCCTCGCCGACGCCAGGTCGAACGCGGCCGCGCCCGACACGCTGCGGGCCAACCCGTCGTGGCGCGCCCTGGAGGGCGGAGCCCGCGTCCTCGACTGGAACCCGGAGTCTCCATGCAGCGCCCGTGCCCAGGCGGCGTTCCTCAAGCTGGTTGCCCAGGCACTGGAGACGGCTTGA
- a CDS encoding chaplin produces the protein MKGLVTVVATGGVLAATGYAYADSTAAGAAEASPGLLAGNAIQLPVDVPVNACGNTVDVLGLLNPAAGNKCANDSSAHHGDKSEKSGSSNSVNGGGASAEGEAKDSPGVLSGNGLQLPIDLPVNISGNSVNVVGIGNPAFGNKAVNHSAPRPDHPAAPTAPPVRSIPAAPAPAEPAAPVVSAEGATLAHTGSDGVGFAAPASAVLLVGGSLLYRRFRNVGQ, from the coding sequence CTGGCCGCGACCGGTTATGCGTACGCGGACTCGACCGCCGCCGGCGCTGCTGAAGCCTCCCCGGGATTGCTGGCGGGCAATGCCATCCAGCTGCCGGTGGACGTCCCGGTCAACGCGTGCGGGAACACCGTCGACGTGCTCGGGCTGCTCAACCCCGCCGCGGGTAACAAGTGCGCCAACGACTCGTCCGCGCACCACGGCGACAAGTCGGAGAAGTCCGGCTCGTCGAACTCCGTCAACGGCGGCGGGGCCTCCGCGGAGGGTGAGGCGAAGGATTCGCCCGGGGTGCTCTCCGGCAACGGCCTCCAACTGCCCATCGATCTTCCGGTGAACATCAGCGGGAACTCGGTCAACGTCGTCGGGATCGGCAACCCGGCCTTCGGCAACAAGGCCGTGAACCACTCCGCGCCGCGTCCGGACCACCCCGCCGCGCCGACCGCGCCCCCGGTGAGGTCGATCCCGGCTGCGCCCGCCCCGGCCGAACCGGCCGCCCCGGTCGTCTCGGCGGAGGGCGCGACCCTCGCGCACACCGGTTCCGACGGCGTCGGCTTCGCCGCTCCCGCGTCCGCCGTCCTGCTCGTCGGCGGCTCGCTGCTCTACCGGCGGTTCCGTAACGTCGGCCAGTAA